From Novipirellula artificiosorum, the proteins below share one genomic window:
- a CDS encoding fascin domain-containing protein produces the protein MQVAILSADGNHFVRASRDGTLDAVAEEVSTWEMFEYEEYPDGRFSLKTLASHPAGSQFVRARGGGGGLLSADRAIASDHEKFTKNAIANGQVAIQTSDGRFWRAKNLGGAELDCHATVVSSWEAFTIKSL, from the coding sequence ATGCAAGTTGCGATTTTGAGTGCGGATGGAAATCACTTCGTTCGTGCGTCTCGAGATGGAACGCTCGACGCCGTGGCAGAGGAGGTTAGTACCTGGGAAATGTTCGAGTACGAAGAGTATCCTGATGGACGGTTTTCACTGAAAACGCTCGCATCCCACCCTGCGGGGAGCCAATTCGTTCGCGCCCGGGGTGGTGGTGGCGGCCTTTTGTCCGCAGACCGCGCCATCGCCAGTGACCATGAAAAATTCACAAAGAATGCCATTGCGAATGGCCAGGTTGCGATTCAAACCAGCGACGGCCGTTTTTGGCGTGCAAAGAATCTCGGTGGGGCGGAACTTGATTGCCATGCCACGGTGGTTAGCTCATGGGAAGCCTTCACGATTAAATCGCTTTAA
- the rpsB gene encoding 30S ribosomal protein S2 — protein MTTTPSSPIVQEMIEAGVHFGHRTSLWNPKMAPYIFGRKSQIHIMDIRETLRGLLRAKKYLSQVAAGGSLILFVGTKRQAGEAMEEQSLRCGMPFVSERWLGGTLTNFRTIRSRLGRLEELESLKASGEWDNYSKKMQSALNREYRKMYRNLNGLRTMNRLPECLFIVDPGKERNAVREAKRLGITTVALIDTDSDPSLIDLPIPGNDDGIRSIELIMKQLADAVNQGKGQAAMAQGKSADVEPQAAAAAAPEATAAVAASQPVAEETPAASE, from the coding sequence ATGACCACCACTCCTTCGAGCCCCATCGTTCAAGAAATGATCGAAGCGGGCGTCCATTTTGGCCACCGCACCAGTTTGTGGAACCCAAAGATGGCTCCGTACATCTTTGGCCGTAAAAGCCAAATTCACATCATGGACATCCGCGAAACCCTTCGTGGACTGCTTCGAGCCAAGAAATACCTCAGCCAAGTTGCCGCCGGTGGCAGCCTGATTCTGTTCGTCGGGACCAAGCGTCAGGCTGGCGAAGCGATGGAAGAGCAATCGCTGCGATGCGGGATGCCATTTGTGTCCGAGCGTTGGCTGGGTGGCACGTTGACCAATTTTCGTACGATTCGTAGCCGATTGGGCCGTTTGGAAGAGTTGGAAAGTCTCAAGGCGAGTGGCGAATGGGACAATTACAGCAAAAAAATGCAGTCCGCACTGAACCGCGAGTACCGCAAAATGTATCGTAACTTGAACGGACTTCGCACCATGAACCGGTTGCCCGAATGTTTGTTCATTGTCGACCCGGGTAAAGAGCGGAATGCGGTTCGGGAGGCCAAGCGATTGGGCATCACGACCGTCGCTTTGATCGATACCGACAGCGATCCTTCCTTGATTGACTTGCCGATTCCTGGCAACGATGACGGAATTCGCAGCATCGAGTTGATCATGAAGCAATTGGCCGATGCGGTGAATCAAGGCAAAGGCCAAGCTGCGATGGCTCAAGGCAAGTCCGCAGACGTTGAGCCTCAGGCCGCCGCGGCTGCTGCTCCGGAAGCGACCGCTGCAGTGGCAGCAAGCCAACCGGTGGCAGAGGAAACGCCTGCTGCCAGCGAATAG
- a CDS encoding 2-oxoacid:acceptor oxidoreductase subunit alpha, producing the protein MTSNPNSSNPTTAKNVKTVSGITVRLAGDSGDGMQLLGTQLTNTSALAGNDVATFPDFPAEIRAPRGTRAGVSGFQVQFASEEIFTPGDQLDALVVMNPAAMVTNLGDLRKGGILIANVDGFNEKEFKLAKLESDPLEANVIEETYRIFKVPMTTLTRTAVAEHGLSQKVADRCKNFFAMGLVYWLFGRSLDTTLRFIEDKFGRKPDIAAANVAALRAGWAYGETTEAFGESFQVEAAATLESGTYRNMMGNQALAWGLVTAAHLSGKDLFYGTYPITPASDILHELSKYKNFGVKTLQAEDEIAAVCATIGAAFGGTMAVTASSGPGIALKAEGMGLGMILELPMIVINVQRGGPSTGLPTKTEQSDLLQCMFGRNGEAPLPILAPRSPADCFDIAIEAWRIATECMCPVMLLSDGYIANGSEPWRIPDLGSMPKITINHPAGTDLDEPFLPYARDEFLARPWAIPGTPGLMHRVGGLEKQDGTGNVSYDPANHQHMTNTRAAKIDRIAERIPEQDVFGETSGDVLVVSWGGTYGACHTAVKRCRDAGHQVSHAHLRYIHPMPNNIGDLLQSFKTVIVPELNMGQLRMLLRSKYLVDCVGVNKVQGKPFAVTELVDAIEARVTPQASSKGKAAVQSRAG; encoded by the coding sequence ATGACGTCGAACCCGAACTCCTCAAATCCGACTACCGCGAAGAACGTGAAAACCGTTTCGGGCATCACCGTTCGTTTGGCCGGCGACTCGGGTGACGGCATGCAATTACTCGGCACGCAGTTGACCAACACCAGCGCGTTGGCGGGAAACGATGTGGCGACCTTCCCCGATTTCCCTGCGGAGATCCGTGCGCCTCGCGGGACGCGAGCCGGCGTCAGCGGCTTCCAAGTGCAGTTCGCCAGCGAAGAGATTTTCACGCCGGGCGACCAGCTTGATGCGTTGGTGGTGATGAATCCCGCAGCAATGGTCACCAATTTGGGCGACTTGCGGAAAGGCGGCATTCTGATCGCCAACGTCGATGGCTTCAACGAGAAAGAATTCAAGCTGGCAAAGTTGGAGTCCGATCCGCTTGAAGCGAACGTGATCGAGGAAACCTACCGGATTTTTAAAGTTCCCATGACCACCTTGACGCGTACTGCGGTCGCCGAGCATGGACTGAGCCAAAAGGTGGCCGATCGCTGCAAGAACTTTTTCGCGATGGGATTGGTGTATTGGCTGTTCGGCCGATCGCTCGATACGACCCTCCGTTTCATCGAAGACAAGTTCGGTCGAAAACCCGATATTGCTGCGGCGAATGTTGCCGCATTGAGAGCCGGTTGGGCTTATGGTGAAACCACCGAAGCGTTTGGAGAGAGTTTCCAAGTCGAGGCGGCGGCCACGTTGGAATCGGGCACCTATCGTAACATGATGGGCAACCAAGCCTTGGCATGGGGCTTGGTCACCGCTGCTCATCTGAGCGGCAAGGATTTGTTCTATGGAACCTACCCGATCACGCCTGCCAGCGACATTCTGCACGAATTGTCGAAATACAAAAATTTCGGCGTCAAAACCCTGCAAGCCGAGGACGAGATCGCGGCGGTTTGTGCGACCATCGGCGCCGCATTTGGAGGCACGATGGCGGTAACGGCCAGCAGTGGGCCGGGCATCGCGCTGAAAGCCGAAGGCATGGGATTGGGGATGATCCTTGAATTGCCGATGATCGTGATCAACGTCCAACGCGGTGGACCGAGCACCGGCTTGCCAACCAAAACCGAACAAAGCGATCTGCTGCAGTGCATGTTTGGGCGTAACGGCGAAGCGCCCCTGCCCATCCTGGCCCCGCGCTCCCCCGCCGATTGCTTTGACATTGCGATTGAAGCGTGGCGGATTGCGACCGAATGCATGTGCCCGGTGATGTTGTTGTCCGACGGTTACATCGCCAACGGTAGCGAACCGTGGCGCATTCCGGATCTGGGGTCGATGCCCAAGATCACCATCAATCACCCGGCGGGAACCGATTTGGACGAACCCTTTTTGCCCTACGCCCGTGACGAATTTCTGGCACGGCCGTGGGCGATCCCCGGTACTCCCGGGTTAATGCACCGTGTCGGTGGTTTGGAAAAGCAAGACGGGACGGGCAACGTCAGCTATGATCCTGCGAACCATCAACACATGACCAACACGCGGGCCGCGAAGATCGACCGGATTGCTGAGCGAATTCCAGAACAAGATGTTTTCGGAGAGACCAGCGGTGATGTGTTGGTCGTTTCTTGGGGGGGCACCTACGGGGCATGTCACACCGCCGTGAAACGGTGCCGCGATGCAGGACATCAGGTCTCTCACGCGCACTTGCGGTACATCCACCCGATGCCCAACAACATCGGCGATTTACTCCAGTCGTTCAAAACGGTCATCGTGCCCGAATTGAACATGGGGCAATTGCGTATGTTGCTGCGGTCAAAGTACTTGGTCGATTGTGTTGGGGTGAACAAAGTCCAAGGCAAACCCTTCGCGGTGACGGAACTGGTCGACGCGATCGAAGCACGCGTCACACCCCAGGCTTCCTCAAAAGGAAAAGCTGCCGTCCAAAGTCGAGCGGGATGA
- a CDS encoding WD40 repeat domain-containing serine/threonine protein kinase produces MTSQNDQDPSVQGSERADSDTTHAVKQEGLVGTDRSNSRQWEPLKVGEVLGRYEIIERLDGGGMGVVYRARHTALGKFVALKVVSTRNQASPQGMDRFFREMQAVGRLDPHPNVLNAYDAGDEAGIQYIATELIDGIQLANLISRTGPLSVSEACKIVAQAALGLDHLRKHNLVHRDVKPSNLMLTRDGMVKVVDMGLALLRDEQAEQLTLAGETMGSIDYMAPEQWRDCHAVDYRSDVYSLGCTFYCLLAGHAPFRDHPKGSVSRMRAHLQSDFPDIRKTRGDVPGDAIELLAAMVVKDPSQRLSDLVSLSKKLNVIASGDLRGLVQRCFLQDPSPPSRVPSPKPLSMLSAASMNAPTRAESEGKIPANSGKSKAALFRRNGRIGLAIVCLIGVVGFGVSRLGDDVESQSKLPLAAQDDSPKLLDANASMKLLSEPIAVCIGHQTKVTDVVFLDSENRVASISDDGVLCLFDLNRPSQPLQAIKVAERAATAIAYDLATHTLAIVSEDGLLQIRSAQDGALLQKESLGIGFTGMAFVPGKDTILTSDWNGEIRRFDLSENPVKNSLIFSRGDPLFDVEVAATGTFMAWAGREPIVSLFDVGQQTAMDLLGHKQWVYEVAISPDGEFLASAGHEGIVRIWQLPSGKPLTPIEHVVPQTICFFPDSHRLAVGGRDSVVQVWDVRSHQRIQRIAVGNPVNALALSANSKRMATAADEGMLKVWNLSLK; encoded by the coding sequence GGGAGCCTCTGAAGGTTGGTGAGGTCCTTGGCCGATACGAAATCATCGAGCGTCTCGATGGCGGCGGGATGGGAGTGGTTTATCGTGCCCGACATACGGCTCTCGGAAAATTCGTTGCGCTCAAAGTCGTTTCGACAAGGAACCAAGCCTCTCCACAAGGCATGGATCGTTTTTTTCGTGAAATGCAGGCGGTCGGTCGACTCGATCCGCACCCAAACGTTCTCAACGCCTATGACGCGGGCGATGAGGCTGGCATTCAGTACATTGCAACGGAATTGATCGACGGCATCCAACTTGCAAATTTGATCAGTCGAACAGGCCCCTTATCGGTATCCGAAGCGTGCAAGATTGTGGCGCAAGCCGCGCTGGGGCTGGACCACCTGCGCAAACACAATCTCGTTCATCGAGATGTGAAACCAAGTAACTTGATGCTGACCCGCGACGGGATGGTCAAAGTCGTGGACATGGGACTCGCTTTGTTGCGTGACGAGCAAGCCGAACAACTCACGCTCGCTGGCGAAACGATGGGGTCCATCGACTACATGGCACCGGAACAATGGCGGGATTGCCACGCCGTTGATTATCGTAGCGACGTCTACAGCCTTGGGTGTACGTTCTATTGTTTGCTTGCGGGGCACGCACCTTTCCGCGATCACCCCAAGGGTTCGGTTTCGAGAATGCGTGCTCATCTGCAAAGTGATTTTCCCGACATTCGCAAGACGCGCGGCGATGTTCCTGGTGACGCCATTGAATTGCTTGCGGCGATGGTCGTCAAAGATCCCAGTCAGCGTTTGAGTGATCTTGTCTCGCTTTCCAAGAAACTCAACGTCATTGCCTCGGGGGACCTTCGCGGGTTGGTTCAACGTTGCTTCCTTCAGGATCCCTCGCCACCGTCGCGTGTGCCGTCGCCCAAGCCCCTTTCGATGCTGTCTGCGGCGAGCATGAATGCGCCGACGCGCGCCGAGTCTGAGGGGAAAATCCCTGCAAACTCGGGGAAATCAAAAGCAGCCCTGTTCCGACGAAACGGGAGGATCGGCTTGGCGATAGTCTGCTTGATTGGGGTCGTGGGATTTGGCGTTTCTCGCTTGGGGGACGACGTTGAATCGCAATCGAAACTGCCGCTGGCGGCACAGGACGATTCGCCCAAGTTGCTCGACGCGAACGCCTCGATGAAATTGTTGAGTGAGCCGATTGCTGTTTGCATTGGCCATCAAACGAAAGTCACGGATGTCGTGTTTCTCGATTCGGAGAACCGGGTCGCCTCGATTTCGGATGACGGTGTGCTTTGCCTGTTTGACTTGAACCGTCCCTCCCAACCGCTGCAAGCGATCAAGGTCGCCGAACGTGCCGCGACCGCGATAGCCTATGACCTCGCTACCCATACTTTGGCGATTGTGTCCGAAGATGGTTTGTTGCAAATTCGTTCTGCTCAAGATGGAGCCTTGCTTCAGAAAGAGTCGCTCGGTATTGGATTTACGGGCATGGCGTTTGTTCCCGGAAAAGATACCATTCTGACAAGCGATTGGAACGGAGAGATCAGACGCTTCGATCTATCGGAAAATCCTGTCAAAAATAGCCTGATCTTCAGCCGTGGCGACCCGCTTTTTGACGTGGAAGTGGCAGCAACGGGTACGTTCATGGCTTGGGCTGGCCGCGAACCGATCGTGTCCCTTTTTGATGTGGGCCAACAGACCGCAATGGATTTGCTCGGACATAAGCAGTGGGTCTACGAGGTGGCGATTTCGCCTGACGGTGAATTCCTTGCGAGTGCAGGGCATGAGGGCATCGTGCGAATATGGCAACTTCCAAGTGGCAAGCCGCTCACGCCGATTGAACACGTTGTCCCGCAAACGATCTGTTTTTTTCCGGACAGTCATCGATTGGCGGTGGGAGGTCGCGATTCGGTCGTCCAAGTTTGGGACGTTCGATCCCACCAACGGATCCAAAGAATTGCAGTGGGCAATCCGGTCAACGCCCTTGCTCTCTCCGCGAATTCAAAACGGATGGCGACCGCTGCCGACGAGGGCATGCTGAAAGTTTGGAATCTGTCACTCAAGTAG
- a CDS encoding glycosyltransferase family 4 protein, which produces MLKAALLTPNLTMGGAEMWVASLASSVDRRRLRWTGAVVSGWGGLDPFLCRQLAQHVPVHTNHGGWNRQPGAHRLATRYFQQIHAEFGDAIRAACREADILVAWGGVDPKKYAPDIKIPIVQTSHTTEPAAANGGGFQSATHLAAVSEAAKAHFSSQAAGRKVTVIYNGANLNRCQPMQGRDPIRAQWGIAEDDVAVGYLGRHSPEKNPQAAVDAVSRLPENHYAIYYGGPTPRDQTTTVVLREHARQVAPGRVIFRSSVEQVGDVLAGLDVFMLASCREAFSLGLIEAWLAGVPVVATPVGSLPELEKRFGKLTVQVPLDASASVLAKAVRVAKGDAGQHRAERAQSIAREHFTSEAMANRWTDYLQSIVSPLRKQRLRRSAKNSHSIATTL; this is translated from the coding sequence ATGCTCAAAGCCGCCTTGTTGACTCCCAATCTAACGATGGGTGGAGCCGAAATGTGGGTCGCCTCGCTTGCATCTTCGGTCGATCGGAGACGGCTGCGATGGACAGGAGCCGTCGTCAGTGGCTGGGGGGGCTTGGATCCGTTTCTCTGTCGCCAACTTGCGCAACATGTTCCGGTGCATACCAATCATGGTGGCTGGAATCGGCAGCCTGGGGCGCATCGGTTGGCAACTCGCTACTTTCAGCAGATCCACGCCGAGTTCGGCGATGCCATCCGTGCTGCCTGCCGCGAGGCCGATATATTGGTCGCTTGGGGTGGCGTCGACCCGAAGAAGTATGCCCCCGACATCAAAATCCCAATCGTCCAGACGTCTCATACGACAGAGCCCGCAGCGGCCAACGGAGGCGGGTTTCAATCGGCCACCCATTTGGCTGCGGTTTCCGAAGCGGCTAAGGCACACTTTTCGTCCCAAGCTGCGGGTCGAAAGGTGACGGTGATTTACAACGGCGCCAATCTAAATCGTTGTCAGCCGATGCAAGGTCGAGATCCGATCCGAGCTCAATGGGGGATCGCTGAGGACGACGTGGCGGTGGGTTATCTTGGGCGTCATTCCCCCGAAAAAAATCCACAAGCCGCCGTCGACGCCGTCAGCCGATTGCCTGAGAATCATTATGCAATCTACTACGGTGGCCCCACGCCGCGTGATCAGACCACAACGGTCGTCCTTCGCGAACATGCGCGGCAAGTCGCGCCGGGACGCGTTATCTTTCGTTCGTCGGTCGAGCAAGTCGGCGACGTTCTGGCCGGTCTCGATGTTTTCATGCTGGCAAGCTGTCGCGAAGCGTTTAGCCTCGGCTTGATCGAAGCTTGGTTAGCAGGCGTTCCCGTGGTGGCCACACCCGTCGGCTCCTTGCCGGAGTTGGAAAAGCGGTTTGGAAAGCTGACCGTCCAAGTCCCTCTTGATGCCAGCGCGAGCGTCCTGGCAAAGGCAGTGCGGGTTGCCAAGGGGGACGCCGGGCAACACCGGGCCGAACGAGCCCAGAGCATTGCGAGGGAGCATTTTACAAGCGAGGCGATGGCGAACCGTTGGACTGATTACCTGCAATCCATCGTCTCACCGCTGCGAAAGCAACGCTTGCGACGCTCCGCCAAGAATAGCCATTCGATTGCCACGACCCTTTGA
- a CDS encoding 2-oxoacid:ferredoxin oxidoreductase subunit beta, translated as MTLPVLKAADFASDQDVRWCPGCGDYSILAQMKKVLPDLGVPREKIVFISGIGCSSRFPYYMNTYGMHSIHGRAPTFATGLKSTRPDLMVWVITGDGDALSIGGNHFIHALRRNIDVNIVLFNNRIYGLTKGQYSPTSSEGQITKSTPMGSIDHPLNPLSLALAAEGTFVARSIDAHVKHLGEMLKRAAEHKGTSLVEVYQNCNVFNDGAMAYAQEKKQRAENVVELEHGKPLIFGTNSDKGVRLVGNRLEVVNVADVAVDDLLIHDEKEPNPAIQMMLARMRYPEMPEPIGVLRSVEGVATYNDQINEQVQRAKETKGPGDLQELFTRGDTWEVA; from the coding sequence ATGACTCTTCCTGTTCTTAAAGCTGCTGACTTCGCATCCGATCAAGATGTTCGCTGGTGCCCCGGATGCGGTGACTATTCGATCCTCGCACAGATGAAGAAGGTGTTGCCCGATCTTGGGGTTCCTCGCGAGAAGATTGTGTTCATCAGCGGGATCGGTTGCAGCAGCCGGTTCCCGTATTACATGAACACTTACGGCATGCACAGCATCCACGGCCGCGCTCCGACGTTTGCAACGGGACTGAAATCAACACGTCCCGACTTGATGGTCTGGGTCATCACCGGTGACGGCGATGCGTTGTCGATCGGCGGGAACCATTTCATCCATGCCCTGCGCCGTAATATCGATGTCAACATCGTCTTGTTCAACAACCGGATCTACGGATTAACCAAAGGCCAATACAGTCCAACCAGCAGCGAGGGGCAGATCACCAAGAGCACGCCGATGGGATCGATCGATCACCCCCTCAACCCGTTGTCACTCGCATTGGCAGCCGAGGGTACCTTTGTCGCTCGCAGCATCGATGCTCATGTCAAACACCTTGGCGAAATGCTCAAGCGTGCGGCGGAGCACAAGGGAACGTCGTTGGTCGAGGTCTACCAGAACTGCAACGTGTTCAACGACGGAGCCATGGCGTATGCGCAGGAAAAAAAGCAACGTGCCGAGAATGTGGTTGAACTCGAACACGGCAAGCCGCTGATCTTTGGCACCAATAGTGACAAGGGTGTGAGGTTGGTCGGCAACCGATTGGAGGTCGTGAACGTTGCGGACGTCGCGGTTGACGATTTGTTGATCCACGACGAAAAGGAGCCGAATCCAGCAATCCAGATGATGTTGGCACGGATGCGGTACCCAGAAATGCCCGAACCGATCGGTGTGCTACGATCGGTGGAGGGAGTCGCGACCTACAACGATCAGATCAACGAGCAAGTACAACGAGCGAAAGAAACAAAGGGCCCCGGCGATCTGCAAGAACTGTTCACCCGCGGAGACACGTGGGAGGTGGCGTGA
- a CDS encoding glycosyl transferase family 90 — MGIENHLPQQVVLPYDRIFEDGRFVGYWKYVRGTLEGMNGVIKLEYSKHLVRRGWSAFEIRVDDEVVVIDYSDFLLVDTASAAFKHWLRFHHTPAFVPYPNLGSFPPWSFLDWADYTRAKALPSYTASGESIVYRHSDLNNRLPNLVQRRTRAMELLQKHCDDPMTIGKLQTGFIAQQMYFRDCLDSLVVVHIPGSHPHILDRTVQQMFALGVCVISPDLWTTCLEHRPQAGIHYVGIQDDYSDLSVKIQWVAEHRDEAVAIGRSAKQFFAKYCTPTAIWSYIHKRVSEPRALPSESSRDATTT; from the coding sequence ATGGGAATCGAGAATCATCTACCGCAGCAGGTGGTTTTGCCGTACGACCGCATTTTTGAAGACGGTCGATTCGTTGGCTATTGGAAGTACGTACGCGGAACCTTGGAAGGGATGAACGGGGTCATCAAGCTTGAGTACAGCAAGCACTTGGTCCGCCGAGGGTGGAGCGCCTTTGAGATACGGGTGGATGACGAGGTCGTTGTGATCGACTATTCCGACTTTCTGCTCGTCGACACGGCGTCCGCCGCATTCAAGCATTGGCTTCGATTTCACCATACACCCGCGTTCGTACCCTACCCCAATCTGGGCTCCTTTCCGCCATGGAGTTTCTTGGATTGGGCTGATTACACGCGAGCGAAGGCATTGCCAAGCTACACCGCGTCAGGTGAATCGATTGTCTATCGCCATTCGGATTTAAATAATCGATTGCCCAATCTGGTGCAACGTCGAACACGAGCGATGGAGTTGCTGCAAAAACACTGCGACGATCCCATGACCATCGGGAAACTGCAAACGGGCTTCATTGCCCAGCAGATGTATTTTCGTGATTGCCTCGATAGCCTTGTGGTGGTTCACATTCCGGGATCGCATCCGCACATCCTTGATCGCACGGTTCAGCAGATGTTCGCGCTCGGCGTCTGCGTGATTAGCCCTGATCTTTGGACAACCTGTTTAGAGCATCGTCCCCAAGCTGGGATTCATTACGTTGGCATTCAAGACGACTATTCCGACTTGTCCGTGAAGATCCAATGGGTCGCAGAACATCGTGACGAAGCGGTTGCAATCGGTCGCTCGGCAAAACAATTTTTTGCGAAATACTGCACGCCCACGGCGATTTGGAGTTACATCCACAAGCGGGTTTCGGAGCCGCGCGCGTTGCCGTCGGAGTCTTCTCGAGATGCAACAACTACTTGA
- the cysK gene encoding cysteine synthase A, with protein sequence MPRGKIYSNVSKAIGDTPMIEINRLVPSGNAVVFAKCEFFQPLNSVKDRIGVAMIDAGERDGRIKANTHIIEPTSGNTGIALAFVCAAKGYKLTLTMPESMSVERRALLRAMGANLVLTPAAEGMKGAINKAADMVGEDENSFMPQQFENPANPAIHEATTGPEIWMDSGQQIDAIVAGVGTGGTITGISRFIRKQNPDFKVIAVEPVHSPVISGGVPGKHRIQGIGAGFIPGNLDMSLIDDVVKVDDEDAFEWGRRLAKEEGIVAGISSGANMWAAAQVAARPEMKGKRIVTIMCSLGERYLSTPLFGDLGL encoded by the coding sequence ATGCCCCGCGGAAAGATTTATTCGAACGTGTCGAAAGCCATCGGCGATACCCCGATGATTGAAATCAATCGACTCGTCCCAAGTGGCAATGCCGTGGTATTCGCGAAGTGCGAGTTCTTTCAGCCCCTGAACAGTGTGAAAGACCGTATCGGTGTCGCGATGATTGATGCGGGGGAACGCGATGGCCGAATCAAGGCGAACACGCACATCATCGAACCCACCAGCGGCAATACGGGGATTGCGTTGGCATTTGTGTGTGCCGCCAAGGGCTACAAGCTGACGCTGACGATGCCCGAATCGATGTCGGTCGAACGGCGAGCGTTACTGCGGGCGATGGGCGCGAACTTAGTCTTGACGCCAGCGGCCGAGGGGATGAAGGGGGCCATCAACAAGGCGGCGGACATGGTCGGAGAAGACGAGAATTCGTTTATGCCTCAGCAGTTTGAAAACCCTGCGAATCCTGCGATCCACGAAGCGACCACCGGGCCAGAGATTTGGATGGATAGCGGCCAGCAAATCGATGCAATCGTGGCTGGCGTTGGCACCGGTGGGACGATCACCGGAATCTCACGTTTCATCAGGAAGCAGAACCCTGATTTCAAAGTGATTGCGGTCGAGCCAGTCCATTCCCCCGTGATCAGTGGCGGTGTGCCAGGCAAGCACCGCATTCAAGGTATCGGCGCCGGCTTCATCCCGGGCAACTTGGACATGTCACTGATCGATGATGTGGTGAAAGTCGACGATGAGGATGCCTTTGAGTGGGGCCGTCGCCTCGCCAAGGAAGAAGGAATCGTCGCTGGCATTAGCAGCGGAGCCAACATGTGGGCAGCGGCACAAGTTGCCGCCCGACCGGAGATGAAGGGAAAACGAATCGTCACCATCATGTGCAGTCTCGGGGAACGCTACCTCAGCACTCCCTTGTTTGGCGATCTGGGACTCTAG
- a CDS encoding sulfotransferase, which translates to MQPTVVYILGTSYSGSSLLNSLLDSQPRTRGLGEAVHLVSKPTDAWCSRCQCPISECQLQPKTNPDRFYESLFEAYPETDCIVNSSKHWGQCFRLMPIPPQPYRICLVVLSKSLEEFAHSYARHDQCSVTEAFDEWVSFYEHLLGSIDSILANAATTEVQQTLCSRISQDRVATVTYRELATATDATMERLCDELALPFDRAFRNRLWHGDTCTIGGNNAIYAQQTGNVAFFQQESEYLDGKYLGQHQSIFYDNQWVKNAELHRSAAEYRNTRADRIRYLELRLRQDQHSISSEGAV; encoded by the coding sequence ATGCAACCCACCGTGGTCTATATCCTGGGAACCTCTTACAGCGGCAGCAGCCTGCTCAACAGTCTGTTAGATTCCCAACCAAGGACGCGTGGTCTCGGCGAAGCGGTGCACCTGGTTAGCAAGCCAACCGATGCTTGGTGTAGCCGTTGCCAGTGCCCCATCTCGGAGTGTCAATTGCAGCCAAAGACGAACCCGGATCGGTTTTACGAAAGCTTGTTTGAAGCTTACCCGGAAACGGACTGCATCGTGAATTCGTCGAAGCACTGGGGTCAGTGCTTTCGATTGATGCCGATTCCACCGCAACCGTACCGCATCTGCCTCGTCGTCCTCAGTAAGTCGCTCGAAGAATTTGCGCATTCGTATGCCAGGCACGATCAGTGTTCCGTTACCGAAGCGTTTGACGAGTGGGTGAGTTTCTATGAACACCTGCTTGGGAGCATTGACAGTATTCTTGCGAATGCAGCGACGACCGAAGTGCAACAGACATTATGCTCGCGAATTTCTCAGGACCGTGTTGCAACGGTAACGTATCGCGAGCTTGCCACGGCAACCGATGCGACGATGGAGCGGCTCTGCGACGAACTGGCTCTTCCGTTCGACAGAGCCTTTCGAAACCGACTTTGGCATGGGGACACTTGTACGATCGGTGGCAATAACGCGATCTATGCTCAGCAAACCGGCAACGTCGCCTTCTTTCAACAAGAAAGTGAGTATTTGGACGGAAAATACTTAGGACAACACCAATCGATTTTCTACGACAACCAATGGGTCAAGAACGCAGAACTGCATCGCAGTGCCGCCGAGTACCGAAACACAAGGGCCGATAGGATCCGTTACCTGGAACTACGGCTTCGTCAAGACCAACATTCGATCAGCAGCGAAGGAGCGGTCTAA